The genomic segment TTCCCCCCAGATCCAGCTACCGCAGGCCATGCCGCCGAAGGTGGCCATCTGATAAAGCGCAAGCGCCCGGCCGACGACCCAGCGAGGTGCGGAGAGCTGAACGGTCACATTGAAGCTTGACAGGGCAACCACCCAACTCCCGCCTCCGAACACCATCGCGACCATGGTGAGGATGGCCGACGAGCTCAGGCCAGCACCAATCACGCAGATGGCAAAGCCAATGAAGCCGAGGCGAACAATGGCCTCGATCGACAGGGCCCGCTGCAGGCGTGCGACCAGCAGGGCACCGCAGACGGCTCCTGCACCAAACGCGCCCAGCAGAAGCCCGAAGGTGAGAGGCCCGCCGTGAACCAGGTCCCGTGCGATGAGCGGCATCAGTGCCTGAACGGCAATCGCAGCCAGCCCGAACATGGCTCCGCGAACCAGAACAAGACTGATATTCGGCGACATGGCCACGTAGCGGAGGCCGGCCGCCATGGCGGTCCCCAGCGACTCCGGTGGTAGGATCCTGGGAGGCGCTTCGGGTCGCCAGCGCGCCAGCACGGCGATGAGACCGATATAGCTCACCGCATTGGCTGCGAAGGCTCCAAAGGCCCCAGCCGCGGCCACGATGAAACCGCCGATCGCCGGTCCGACACTACGGGCGACGTTGTACCCCATGCTGTTGAGGGCGATGGCGCCCGGAAGGTCAGAGCGTGGCACCATCTCGCCGACCAAGGATTGCCAGGCCGAGCCATTAAACGCGGTGCCACAGCCGACCAGAAAGGTGAAGAGAAGCAGAAGCCAGGGCGTCACGAGGCCGAGAAAGGTGACGAGGGTGAGGCCGATCGAAGCGATTAGCAGGAAAACCTGAGCCGTGAGCATGAGCCTGCGCCGGTCGAAGTTGTCCGCGATGGCACCGGCCGCCAGGGAGAACAGCATGATAGGGAGCGTTGTCGATGCCTGCACCAGGGCTATCATACCGGCCGACGCTCCTAGGGAGGTCATCAGCCAAGCGGCTCCGACCGACTCGATCAAACTGCCGAAGTTGGACGCAAGACTGGCAAGCCAAACTGCCCGAAAGATTGGGTGTCGGAAAGGTGAGAGCGCAGAAGGCTGGTGTTCCAATGGAGTGTTCTCTCCCTTCTCCTACGGTTTGACATGCCAAGCGGATGCGCGGTCAACGCGGATCCGTCACTATCGACCCGCATGGTGGCTCTGCACCGGCGAACTCAGCTTTGAGCACTGCGCGGATGATAGCGAGGAGTTGAAACTCCACAGACACGGGGGATTGGACCTTGAACGTTAGCAAGCCACTTCGGCGGTCATCAGGGTAATATTGGACCGCTGCAGGTTTCTCCAAGTCAAAGGTCGAGCGCACCGTGGTCTTACTCTCTCCTATTTCGGGATCTCTGGGTTACAGACGCTTGCCGGTCTGCTCGTCGAACAGGTGCACCAGCTTCGGGTCGGGCGTGATACGGATGTGATGGCCCGGCTGAGCATCGACGCGCTCGCGGAACACGCCGACGATATCCGTGCCACCGAACTTGGCGAAGACCTGCGTCTCCGACCCGGTCGGCTCGACCACGGCGACCTCGGCCGGAACGCCGTTGACGTCGTCGAGGATGAAATGCTCCGGCCGGATGCCGTAGATGATCGGTTGCCCGTCCGAGGCGGCAGGCGGATTGGCGACCGGCAGGGTCAGCCCGGTATCGGTCACGAAGCGCCCGCCCTGCAGATGCCCCTTGAGGAAGTTCATGGCCGGCGATCCGATGAAGCCGGCGACGAAGAGGTTGGCCGGCCGGTCGTAGAGTTCGAGCGGCGCGCCGACCTGCTCGACCACGCCATCGTGCATCACCACGATCTTGTCGGCCATGGTCATGGCCTCGATCTGGTCGTGGGTGACGTAGATGGTGGTGGTCTTCAGCCGCTGGTGCAGGGCCTTGATCTCCGTGCGCATGGCGACCCGCAGCTTGGCATCGAGGTTGGAGAGCGGCTCGTCGAAGAGGAAGACCTGCGGATCGCGCACGATGGCGCGTCCCATGGCGACGCGCTGGCGCTGGCCGCCCGAGAGCTGGCGCGGATAGCGGTCGAGAAGCTTGCCCAGGCCGAGGATCTCGGCGGCGCGGTCGACGCGGGACTTGATCTCGGTCTTGGGCGCCCGCTTCAGCTTGAGCGAGAAAGCCATGTTGTCGGCGACCGTCATATGCGGGTAGAGCGCATAGTTCTGGAACACCATCGCGATGTCGCGCTCCTTGGGCGGAACGTCGTTCACGACCTTCGGGCCGATGCGAAGCTCGCCGCCGGACACGCTTTCCAGTCCCGCGATCATGCGCAGGAGGGTGGATTTGCCGCAGCCGGACGGCCCGACCAGGATTACGAACTCGCCGTCCTGGATCTCGATGGAGACACCGTGAATGACCGGGACGGTTCCGAAGTTCTTGCGAATGTTGCGGATCTCAACTGAGGCCACGAGGTTTCCTCCGAAGTCTTTTGTTCTTGGCGGCATGCGGCGAGCCCTGGCGCCCGCCGCATGCAGGGATGGAATTCAAGCGAAACGCTTCACTTGTTCAGGGCGCGTCTTGGCAGTCCGAATACCCTCCGGCATGGCGTCGCCGTGAGCTTCGATGAGTTCCTCCACCATGGCACGGATCTCCTTGATCGACAGGACGCTCGTTGCATGGCGGTCGAGCAGGGCTGCACGATGCACCCGGTCCCGATTGCCCTCGAGCGCTGCCTTCACCGTAAGATCCTGAACGAAGACGTGCGGAGCACAATACCCGGCAAGCTCCGGCGGCAAATTGCCGACGTGGCAGGGCCGCAATCCATTGCGGTCTACGATCATCGGCACCTCAACGCAGCAGCCGTCCGGCAGGTTGTCGATCAACCTGGTGTTCTCCACATTGCCATAGATGACCTGGGGCTTGCCGGTGATCATAGCGTGAATGATCAGGGAGCCATATTCGACGCTCCGCTCGAGCGGGAACTCGTGCCCATTCAGCAGTTGCTTGCGCGTGTCCTGATAGCGGCGGAGATTGCGTTCGCTGCGGCGAATGTATTCGTCCACCGGCACGTCGTACTCGGCGATCTGATCGTCCCGCTTCAGGAAGTAAGGGGTATACTCTGCGTTGTGTTCGCTCGACTCGCTGATGAACCAGCCGAAGGAACGCATGAGCTCGAAGCGGACCTTGTCCTTGGCGAAGATCTGCGGGTCCTCCATCGCCTGCCACAGACGCGGATAGGCGTCCTCACCATCGATCCGCAGCTTGAGGAACCAGGTCTGATGGTTGATGCCGGCGCAATCATACGACAGACGTTCGACCGGAACGTTCAGGTAACTTGCGAGTTCCTTGGCGGTATTCTGCACGTTGTGGCACAGGCCCACCACCTTCTGCTCCGGGAAAGCCTCATAGACGGCTTGGGTC from the Microvirga ossetica genome contains:
- a CDS encoding MFS transporter produces the protein MEHQPSALSPFRHPIFRAVWLASLASNFGSLIESVGAAWLMTSLGASAGMIALVQASTTLPIMLFSLAAGAIADNFDRRRLMLTAQVFLLIASIGLTLVTFLGLVTPWLLLLFTFLVGCGTAFNGSAWQSLVGEMVPRSDLPGAIALNSMGYNVARSVGPAIGGFIVAAAGAFGAFAANAVSYIGLIAVLARWRPEAPPRILPPESLGTAMAAGLRYVAMSPNISLVLVRGAMFGLAAIAVQALMPLIARDLVHGGPLTFGLLLGAFGAGAVCGALLVARLQRALSIEAIVRLGFIGFAICVIGAGLSSSAILTMVAMVFGGGSWVVALSSFNVTVQLSAPRWVVGRALALYQMATFGGMACGSWIWGEIAERYGITEALLMAGLVLVAGAAFGLRYALPELKSLNLDPLSRWKEPEVALDIRPRSGPIVVTIEYIIREPDVIAFLEVMAQRRRVRRRDGARHWTLLRDLENPELWVERYHTPTWLEYVRHNQRPTHADAAIIERLRSLHQGSEPPRVHRMIERPTGWLTPDAASSVRDTAGPLADSAGPS
- a CDS encoding ABC transporter ATP-binding protein, with product MASVEIRNIRKNFGTVPVIHGVSIEIQDGEFVILVGPSGCGKSTLLRMIAGLESVSGGELRIGPKVVNDVPPKERDIAMVFQNYALYPHMTVADNMAFSLKLKRAPKTEIKSRVDRAAEILGLGKLLDRYPRQLSGGQRQRVAMGRAIVRDPQVFLFDEPLSNLDAKLRVAMRTEIKALHQRLKTTTIYVTHDQIEAMTMADKIVVMHDGVVEQVGAPLELYDRPANLFVAGFIGSPAMNFLKGHLQGGRFVTDTGLTLPVANPPAASDGQPIIYGIRPEHFILDDVNGVPAEVAVVEPTGSETQVFAKFGGTDIVGVFRERVDAQPGHHIRITPDPKLVHLFDEQTGKRL
- a CDS encoding alpha-glucosidase/alpha-galactosidase — its product is MFKVAMIGAGSVVFVKNLLTDILDLPELREVTISLHDIDAERLETAGMMARWTADQFGANAKVEEHLDRRAALDGADFVINMVQVGMHEATLLDFEIPRKYGLKQTIADTLSIGGIFRGLRTIPFMVDMVAEMRELCPDALLLNYTNPMSILTQAVYEAFPEQKVVGLCHNVQNTAKELASYLNVPVERLSYDCAGINHQTWFLKLRIDGEDAYPRLWQAMEDPQIFAKDKVRFELMRSFGWFISESSEHNAEYTPYFLKRDDQIAEYDVPVDEYIRRSERNLRRYQDTRKQLLNGHEFPLERSVEYGSLIIHAMITGKPQVIYGNVENTRLIDNLPDGCCVEVPMIVDRNGLRPCHVGNLPPELAGYCAPHVFVQDLTVKAALEGNRDRVHRAALLDRHATSVLSIKEIRAMVEELIEAHGDAMPEGIRTAKTRPEQVKRFA